In Halopseudomonas xinjiangensis, a single genomic region encodes these proteins:
- a CDS encoding methyltransferase family protein — translation MHVLENRLPPPLVAALFGLLMWLVSRYVPGPDMAHSVRLALVLVVLAVGVGFSLAGVVSFRQARTTVNPLKPETASALVRTGVYRYSRNPMYVGFAMALLAWALYLFSPVSLLGVLGFVLYMNRFQIRPEERALGNVFGGEFETYKAQVRRWL, via the coding sequence ATGCATGTACTGGAAAACAGACTACCGCCGCCGCTTGTGGCCGCACTGTTCGGATTGCTGATGTGGCTGGTCTCTCGCTACGTGCCGGGCCCGGATATGGCGCACTCGGTGCGGTTGGCGCTGGTGCTGGTCGTGTTGGCTGTTGGCGTGGGTTTCAGCCTGGCTGGCGTCGTGTCGTTCCGACAGGCGCGAACCACCGTCAATCCGCTGAAGCCGGAGACGGCCTCGGCACTGGTGCGTACAGGTGTTTATCGATATTCGCGCAACCCGATGTACGTGGGCTTCGCCATGGCGCTGTTGGCCTGGGCCCTGTACCTGTTCTCTCCGGTGTCGTTGCTCGGCGTGCTCGGGTTCGTCTTGTATATGAATCGCTTCCAGATTCGGCCGGAAGAGCGCGCCCTGGGCAACGTATTCGGTGGCGAATTCGAGACCTACAAGGCGCAGGTGCGCCGTTGGCTGTAG
- a CDS encoding cation transporter, with protein sequence MDSCCENKAGELAQLRSQQSRVLYIVLAINAGMFLLEFVAGWIIGSTAVLADSLDMFGDASVYALTLYVLHRSARTRAGAALFKGSLMLLFGLLVIADAVRKLLIGGVPEPQWMGLIGFAALIANTLCFMLLYRHRSDDLNMKSTFLCSRNDLIANSSVIVAAVLVGVTGTLWPDVIVGLAIAALFLHSARQVLTESWAEWRGAAVVPAATASADDSSDCCGAQPANPAQSSCSTKAAPQTRAASSCCQPQAVEAQPACCGPASTDSCCEQPPAKGKGQCC encoded by the coding sequence ATGGACAGCTGCTGTGAAAACAAGGCAGGCGAACTGGCACAGTTGAGAAGCCAGCAGAGCCGGGTGCTTTATATCGTTCTCGCGATCAACGCGGGAATGTTTCTGCTCGAGTTCGTAGCCGGCTGGATTATCGGATCGACCGCGGTGCTGGCTGACTCGCTGGATATGTTCGGCGATGCCTCGGTGTATGCCCTGACGCTCTACGTGCTGCACCGCAGCGCGCGGACCCGGGCCGGCGCGGCGCTGTTCAAGGGCAGCCTGATGTTGTTGTTCGGTTTGCTGGTCATTGCCGATGCCGTGCGCAAGCTGCTGATCGGCGGCGTGCCGGAGCCGCAATGGATGGGGTTGATCGGTTTCGCGGCGCTGATCGCCAACACCCTGTGTTTCATGCTGCTGTATCGCCATCGCAGCGATGACCTGAACATGAAATCCACTTTCCTGTGCTCACGCAACGACCTGATCGCCAACAGCAGCGTGATCGTTGCGGCCGTTCTGGTGGGTGTTACTGGGACTCTTTGGCCGGACGTGATAGTGGGCCTGGCCATCGCAGCATTGTTTCTGCATTCCGCGCGACAGGTTCTTACCGAATCCTGGGCGGAGTGGCGGGGCGCGGCTGTTGTGCCAGCCGCTACGGCCTCTGCAGATGACTCCAGTGACTGCTGCGGTGCGCAGCCGGCCAACCCGGCGCAGAGCAGTTGCTCGACGAAGGCGGCACCGCAAACCAGGGCGGCCAGTAGCTGTTGCCAGCCCCAGGCCGTTGAAGCACAGCCAGCCTGCTGCGGCCCGGCATCAACAGATAGTTGTTGCGAGCAGCCCCCTGCGAAGGGAAAAGGGCAATGCTGTTGA
- a CDS encoding AraC family transcriptional regulator, with product MNTVAHPAIAFDTVSSPTALPAAPKCRDLADLVSARVTQEGVYETDIPGLDLFRVDAPTPCMSTVYEPSLCVIAQGSKTVQLGDREIVYGALSYMVSSVDLPVNGRVVDASPENPFLAVKINIDPAEVAELVLQLGDTAESGEPADCPYSACGLCVAQVDMGILDAMTRLLRLLDSPTDARVLAPLIQREIIYRALVGEMGARMREFVSADSQSNRVSRVISVLKDRFAEPLRMRDLAEDVNMSESTLYHSFKQVTRMSPLQFQKKLRLHEARRLMLSEGLEAATASYRVGYESPSHFSREYSRMFGAPPRADVVKLRGETRIGVPA from the coding sequence ATGAACACCGTCGCCCACCCCGCCATAGCCTTCGATACCGTCAGCAGCCCGACGGCACTGCCTGCGGCGCCCAAGTGTCGTGATCTGGCGGATCTGGTTTCGGCGCGAGTCACCCAGGAAGGGGTGTACGAAACTGACATCCCCGGGCTCGATCTGTTTCGCGTCGACGCCCCTACGCCCTGCATGTCCACGGTGTACGAACCGTCGCTGTGCGTGATTGCGCAGGGCAGCAAAACCGTGCAGCTAGGTGACCGCGAGATCGTCTATGGTGCTCTGAGCTACATGGTGTCCAGCGTCGATCTGCCGGTAAACGGTCGCGTGGTGGATGCCTCACCGGAAAACCCGTTCCTGGCGGTCAAGATCAACATCGACCCGGCGGAGGTGGCGGAGCTGGTGCTGCAGCTGGGTGACACTGCCGAGTCCGGGGAGCCTGCGGATTGTCCGTACTCAGCCTGCGGGCTCTGCGTCGCCCAGGTCGATATGGGCATACTTGATGCGATGACCCGCCTGTTGAGGTTGCTTGACTCTCCAACGGATGCCCGCGTGCTTGCCCCCTTGATTCAGCGCGAAATCATCTATCGCGCGCTGGTCGGAGAGATGGGCGCCCGGATGCGCGAATTCGTATCCGCGGACAGTCAGTCCAATCGCGTTTCCCGAGTGATTTCGGTACTCAAGGATCGATTTGCCGAGCCGCTGCGAATGCGTGATTTGGCCGAAGACGTGAACATGAGCGAATCGACGCTGTATCACAGCTTTAAGCAAGTCACGCGCATGTCGCCGTTGCAGTTTCAAAAGAAGCTTCGGTTGCACGAGGCACGCAGGCTGATGCTCAGCGAAGGGTTGGAGGCCGCCACGGCCAGCTATCGAGTCGGTTACGAAAGTCCCTCACATTTCAGCCGCGAATACAGCCGCATGTTCGGCGCGCCGCCGCGAGCGGATGTGGTAAAGCTGCGCGGTGAGACACGGATAGGCGTGCCAGCGTAG
- a CDS encoding efflux RND transporter periplasmic adaptor subunit, which yields MQTITLKEAKAALLGALLLALMAGCDARGQASATPPPPPDVEVAIVKPEAVTLWGAFSGRVEAPQTVEVRPRVSGYVDQVRFEEGALVKEGDVLFVIDPRPYEAQVQMAEAELARMRSQLTLASSEAARSAQLWERRAIAREEFEQRNAAKSMAQAAVNAAAATLQSAQLDLEYTRIKAPVSGRIGRAQVTRGNLATADATLLSTLVSVDPLYVYFESDQQTVQNNPHGESVPVRIGLAGGENFPYQGQLDFIDNQYNPRTGTLQYRAKVANPNGDLRPGQFARVEMPVASAQAALLVDQKAVLTDQDRRYLYVLTDDNKAERRVVETGRQVNGLLVITDGLAAGERVVVNGLQKIAFPGIEVAPELVDMRRAPPPVVVATAR from the coding sequence ATGCAAACCATCACATTGAAGGAAGCCAAAGCCGCGCTGCTCGGAGCCTTGCTTCTGGCGCTCATGGCCGGCTGCGATGCCCGGGGCCAAGCCAGCGCAACCCCTCCGCCGCCGCCAGATGTCGAGGTGGCCATCGTCAAGCCTGAGGCGGTGACGCTATGGGGCGCCTTCAGCGGAAGGGTCGAAGCGCCGCAGACAGTCGAGGTTCGGCCCCGGGTGAGCGGGTATGTCGATCAGGTGCGCTTTGAAGAAGGTGCGCTGGTCAAGGAAGGCGACGTGCTCTTCGTTATTGATCCACGTCCTTATGAAGCGCAGGTGCAGATGGCAGAAGCCGAGCTGGCGCGTATGCGCAGCCAGTTGACGCTGGCCAGCAGCGAGGCGGCGCGCTCCGCGCAGTTGTGGGAGCGCAGGGCCATCGCGCGCGAGGAGTTCGAACAGCGCAACGCAGCGAAGAGCATGGCGCAGGCAGCGGTGAACGCAGCCGCGGCAACCCTGCAAAGCGCCCAGCTGGATCTGGAATACACCCGGATCAAGGCGCCGGTCAGTGGCCGCATTGGCCGCGCTCAGGTGACCAGAGGCAATCTAGCTACGGCCGACGCCACGCTGCTCTCGACGCTGGTCTCCGTCGACCCGTTATACGTGTATTTCGAAAGCGATCAGCAAACCGTGCAGAACAACCCGCATGGCGAAAGTGTGCCGGTACGCATCGGCCTGGCAGGCGGCGAAAACTTCCCGTACCAGGGCCAGCTCGATTTCATCGATAACCAGTACAACCCGCGGACGGGCACACTGCAGTACCGGGCGAAGGTAGCCAACCCCAATGGCGACCTGCGCCCGGGTCAGTTCGCCCGCGTGGAAATGCCGGTCGCCTCAGCGCAAGCAGCACTGCTGGTAGACCAGAAAGCGGTGCTGACCGATCAGGATCGTCGTTATTTGTACGTGCTGACAGACGATAACAAGGCGGAGCGTCGCGTTGTCGAAACCGGGCGCCAGGTCAACGGCTTGCTGGTCATCACCGATGGACTCGCTGCGGGTGAGCGTGTGGTGGTCAACGGGCTACAGAAGATCGCCTTCCCCGGCATCGAAGTGGCGCCGGAGCTCGTCGACATGCGCCGTGCGCCGCCGCCGGTGGTTGTCGCCACAGCTCGATAG
- a CDS encoding efflux RND transporter permease subunit, protein MNFSRFFVDRPIFASVLSIIIFVVGLISIPLLPVSEYPEVVPPSVLVSASYPGANPKTISETVATPLEEAINGVEDMIYMKSVAGSDGSLALTVTFALGTDADQAQVQVQNRVSQALPRLPEDVRQLGVTTQKQSPNLMMAVHLTSPDDSLDATYIRNYAVLHIRDELARIPGVGQAGLFGSGDYAMRLWIDPQRAASLGITAGDISSAVREQNIQVSAGQIGAPPMPSGSDMLISINAQGRLESVEEFENIVLKTGAQGEVTLLKDVARVELAASQDSLRALLNNRQAVALPIFQAPGSNSLDVSAAVREKMSELEADFPEGLSWEVAYDPTVFVSTSIKAVIVTLLEAVALVVLVVILFLQTWRASLIPLLAVPVSIVGTFAVLLMMGFSINTLTLFAMVLAIGIVVDDAIVVVENVERNIEAGLAPLAAAHQAMREVSGPIVAISLVLCAVFVPMAFLDGITGQFYRQFAMTIAIATVISAINSLTLSPALAAALLKPHGAAPDLPARIINRLFGWIFHPFNRFFLRNAQRYERLVGRSLSRRGLVFGLYVVLLGGTAFMFGQVPGGFIPTQDKTYLIGSIRLPEGASLDRTEEVARRVSELALNTEGVSDALAFVGFNALQGTNTPNVGTVFMVFDDFEDRDRTAQAISDDINAQLGAINEGFAITFMPPPVFGLGAGSGYSLYIQDRRGAGYGELQTATNELAGALSQTPGMFYPFSSYQANVPQLDADVDRRQAKAQGVQLDDLFGSLQLYFGSQYINDFNLFGRTYRVMAQADSQFRDNPSDIDHLYTRNANGDMVPLNTMVTLRESFGPDPVIRYNGYPAADLIGQSDPAMLSSAETLAAVSGVANDVLPAGMTLEWTDLSFQQVTQGNAAMVVFPLALLLVFLVLAALYESWVMPLAVILIVPMCLLAALFGVWLSGGDNNIFVQVGLVVLMGLACKNAILIVEFARELESQGRDTVIAALEASRLRLRPIIMTSVAFIAGVVPLVVASGAGAEVRNAMGITVFTGMIGVTLFGLLLTPVFYVALRTLAKRGEHKPLKQTAGQPGLGEHHA, encoded by the coding sequence GTGAACTTTTCGCGCTTCTTCGTAGACAGGCCGATTTTCGCCTCGGTGCTGTCGATCATCATCTTCGTGGTCGGGCTGATCAGCATCCCGCTGCTGCCGGTCAGTGAGTACCCCGAGGTGGTGCCGCCCAGCGTGCTGGTCAGCGCAAGCTACCCGGGCGCCAACCCCAAGACGATTTCCGAGACCGTCGCCACGCCCCTGGAAGAAGCCATCAACGGCGTCGAGGACATGATCTACATGAAGTCGGTGGCCGGCAGTGACGGCAGCTTGGCGCTGACCGTGACCTTCGCGCTCGGTACCGATGCCGACCAGGCCCAGGTGCAGGTGCAGAATCGCGTATCACAGGCGTTGCCGCGCCTGCCCGAGGACGTACGCCAGCTCGGCGTGACCACCCAAAAGCAGTCACCGAATCTGATGATGGCGGTGCATCTGACCTCGCCGGACGACAGCCTGGACGCTACCTACATACGCAACTATGCCGTGCTGCATATCCGCGATGAGCTGGCGCGCATACCGGGTGTCGGCCAGGCTGGCCTGTTCGGTTCCGGCGACTACGCCATGCGGCTGTGGATCGATCCGCAGCGCGCTGCCTCGCTGGGCATCACGGCTGGCGACATCAGCTCAGCGGTGCGTGAGCAGAACATTCAGGTTTCTGCCGGGCAGATCGGCGCGCCGCCGATGCCGAGTGGCTCGGACATGCTGATTTCCATCAACGCCCAGGGTCGGCTAGAGAGCGTCGAGGAGTTCGAGAACATCGTGCTCAAGACCGGCGCACAGGGCGAAGTCACGCTGCTCAAGGATGTCGCCCGAGTTGAGCTGGCCGCCTCGCAGGACTCCTTACGCGCATTGCTGAACAACCGCCAGGCCGTGGCGCTGCCGATCTTCCAGGCGCCGGGCTCGAACTCGCTGGACGTCTCTGCGGCGGTGCGCGAGAAAATGAGCGAGCTCGAAGCCGACTTCCCCGAAGGCCTGAGCTGGGAAGTGGCCTACGACCCCACGGTCTTCGTCAGCACCTCGATCAAGGCGGTCATCGTCACCTTGCTCGAAGCGGTCGCTCTGGTGGTACTGGTGGTGATCCTGTTCCTGCAGACCTGGCGCGCGTCGCTGATTCCGCTGCTGGCAGTGCCAGTATCCATTGTCGGCACCTTTGCCGTGCTGCTGATGATGGGTTTTTCCATCAACACGCTGACGCTGTTTGCGATGGTGCTGGCGATCGGCATCGTGGTGGATGACGCGATCGTCGTGGTGGAAAACGTCGAGCGCAATATCGAGGCTGGGCTGGCACCACTGGCCGCGGCGCATCAGGCAATGCGCGAGGTGAGCGGGCCGATCGTCGCGATCAGCCTGGTGCTCTGCGCGGTGTTCGTGCCCATGGCGTTTCTGGATGGCATCACCGGGCAGTTCTACCGCCAGTTCGCCATGACCATCGCCATTGCCACGGTGATTTCCGCAATCAATTCGCTGACGCTTTCGCCCGCGCTGGCTGCTGCGTTGCTCAAGCCGCACGGTGCTGCGCCGGATCTGCCTGCGCGCATCATCAATCGCCTGTTCGGCTGGATATTCCACCCGTTCAACCGGTTCTTTCTGCGTAATGCGCAGCGGTATGAACGGCTGGTGGGGCGTAGCCTGAGCCGCCGGGGGTTGGTGTTCGGTCTTTACGTAGTGTTGCTGGGCGGTACCGCATTCATGTTCGGCCAGGTGCCCGGCGGCTTTATTCCGACTCAGGACAAGACCTATCTGATCGGCAGTATTCGGTTACCCGAAGGCGCTTCCCTGGACCGAACCGAAGAGGTTGCGCGCCGGGTCAGTGAGCTGGCGTTGAATACCGAAGGCGTCTCCGACGCGCTGGCATTCGTAGGCTTCAACGCGCTGCAGGGCACCAACACGCCGAACGTTGGAACCGTTTTCATGGTGTTCGACGATTTCGAGGATCGCGATCGCACCGCACAGGCGATTTCCGACGATATCAACGCCCAGCTCGGTGCCATCAACGAAGGCTTTGCGATTACCTTCATGCCGCCGCCGGTGTTCGGCCTCGGCGCTGGCTCGGGCTACTCGCTGTACATCCAGGACCGGCGGGGCGCCGGGTACGGCGAGCTGCAAACCGCGACCAATGAGTTGGCTGGCGCGCTGAGCCAGACGCCTGGCATGTTCTACCCGTTCAGCTCCTACCAGGCCAACGTGCCGCAGCTGGACGCGGATGTCGATCGCCGGCAGGCCAAGGCCCAGGGTGTGCAGCTCGATGATCTGTTCGGCAGTCTGCAGCTCTACTTCGGTTCGCAGTACATCAACGACTTCAACCTGTTCGGCCGGACCTATCGGGTCATGGCTCAGGCTGATTCGCAGTTCCGAGACAACCCGAGCGACATCGATCACTTGTACACGCGCAATGCCAACGGCGACATGGTGCCGCTTAATACCATGGTGACCCTGCGCGAAAGTTTCGGCCCGGACCCGGTCATCCGCTACAACGGCTATCCAGCCGCCGATCTGATCGGTCAGTCCGACCCGGCGATGCTGTCGTCCGCCGAGACGCTTGCAGCGGTGTCCGGCGTCGCCAATGACGTGTTGCCTGCCGGCATGACGCTGGAATGGACAGACCTCAGCTTCCAGCAGGTAACCCAGGGCAACGCGGCGATGGTGGTGTTTCCGTTGGCGCTGCTGTTGGTGTTTCTGGTACTCGCAGCGCTGTACGAAAGCTGGGTAATGCCGCTGGCGGTGATTCTGATCGTGCCGATGTGTCTGCTCGCGGCGCTGTTCGGGGTGTGGCTGAGCGGAGGCGACAACAACATTTTTGTTCAGGTTGGGCTGGTGGTGTTGATGGGTCTGGCGTGCAAGAACGCGATTCTTATCGTCGAGTTCGCCCGTGAGCTGGAGAGCCAGGGCCGCGACACCGTGATCGCCGCGCTGGAAGCCAGTCGCTTGCGCTTGCGCCCGATCATTATGACCTCGGTGGCCTTCATTGCTGGCGTCGTACCGCTGGTTGTGGCATCGGGTGCCGGAGCAGAAGTACGCAACGCCATGGGCATCACGGTGTTTACCGGCATGATCGGCGTGACCCTGTTCGGGCTGCTGCTGACGCCTGTTTTCTACGTTGCGCTGAGAACGCTGGCCAAGCGGGGCGAACACAAACCGCTGAAGCAGACCGCTGGGCAGCCGGGTTTGGGAGAGCATCATGCATAA
- a CDS encoding efflux transporter outer membrane subunit, protein MHKLASIVSLTALLSACAVGPNYQAPEPLPLTRFEHDQAGPRSAQLAADNEQRFWQGFDDPLLAQLIEQTLDDNQNLRAALARYQQAEALLRGARRNQLPSVTAGAGVSGQRLAEVERTQPEQERIESYQAGVALSWELDLFGRLRRATEASEAELQAAGADRQTLQVALAGQLASSYFQLRGLQQQLRVAHENVALQLASLDIVDARLDAGRSTLFDQLRAQARLDSTRATIPPLQAAIGAAIHRIGVLTGQPPTALAPLLTVPADVPGKNPRITAGSPGDVLRRRPDVQAAERRLAAASARIGVVTADLFPRFTLDGLLGSLAGSGSDLFTGEARTARVALGIDWTFLDRAEVQARIDAADAQSARLLAEYRQAVLLALEETETWLLRYQHSQKREAFLQSATNAANRAVEQARDRYEQGLIDYFELLEAQQELTSIRNTLVQSKTDKVLAMVNVYRSLAGAPESSR, encoded by the coding sequence ATGCATAAGTTAGCGAGCATCGTTTCATTGACCGCGCTGCTGAGCGCGTGTGCAGTGGGTCCGAATTATCAAGCCCCCGAGCCTCTGCCGTTGACACGCTTTGAACACGATCAGGCTGGTCCGCGGTCCGCCCAGCTGGCCGCAGACAATGAACAGCGCTTCTGGCAGGGCTTTGACGATCCGCTACTGGCGCAGTTGATCGAGCAAACCTTGGACGACAACCAGAACCTGCGGGCGGCCCTGGCGCGCTATCAGCAAGCTGAAGCCCTGCTGCGCGGCGCTCGTCGCAATCAGTTGCCAAGCGTGACAGCTGGCGCGGGCGTGTCGGGGCAGCGGCTGGCCGAAGTCGAGCGTACTCAGCCTGAGCAGGAGCGAATCGAAAGCTATCAGGCCGGCGTGGCGCTGAGCTGGGAGCTGGACCTGTTCGGGCGATTGCGGCGCGCAACGGAGGCCAGCGAAGCCGAGCTGCAGGCTGCTGGGGCGGATCGGCAGACCCTGCAGGTCGCACTCGCCGGTCAGTTGGCGAGCAGCTACTTTCAACTGCGCGGCCTGCAGCAGCAGCTACGCGTGGCGCACGAGAATGTCGCGCTGCAACTGGCCTCGCTGGATATCGTCGATGCTCGTCTGGACGCTGGCCGAAGCACCTTGTTCGATCAACTTCGAGCTCAAGCCCGATTGGACTCAACCCGCGCGACCATACCCCCACTGCAGGCAGCAATCGGTGCCGCCATACACCGTATCGGCGTTTTGACCGGCCAGCCGCCTACAGCGCTCGCTCCCCTGCTCACGGTGCCTGCCGACGTGCCTGGTAAGAACCCGAGGATCACCGCTGGCAGCCCTGGGGACGTGTTGCGGCGACGGCCGGATGTTCAGGCGGCAGAGCGGCGCCTGGCGGCCGCTAGTGCGCGCATCGGCGTAGTTACTGCCGACCTGTTCCCGCGCTTTACCTTGGACGGCTTGCTCGGCTCGCTGGCCGGCAGCGGCTCGGACCTGTTCACCGGCGAGGCCCGCACCGCCCGGGTAGCCCTGGGGATTGACTGGACCTTCCTCGACCGCGCCGAGGTACAGGCGCGCATTGACGCAGCCGATGCCCAATCGGCGAGGCTCTTGGCCGAATACCGCCAGGCTGTACTGCTTGCGCTGGAAGAAACCGAAACCTGGCTGTTGCGCTACCAGCATTCCCAGAAGCGCGAGGCATTCCTGCAGAGCGCTACGAATGCCGCAAACCGTGCGGTAGAGCAGGCACGCGACAGGTATGAACAAGGCTTGATCGACTACTTCGAACTGCTTGAGGCGCAACAGGAGCTGACGAGCATCCGTAATACCCTGGTGCAGAGCAAGACCGACAAGGTGCTGGCAATGGTCAACGTGTATCGATCGTTGGCCGGCGCGCCCGAGAGCTCCAGGTGA
- a CDS encoding DUF2382 domain-containing protein has protein sequence MCFYGDSSPFLEKRARVVEEVTVGKESSDCEKTIHDTVRHTDVDVQNDATRRDATLDTTKTPNDRLKR, from the coding sequence CTGTGCTTCTATGGTGATTCGTCGCCCTTCCTCGAGAAGCGCGCCCGGGTCGTTGAAGAAGTCACGGTCGGCAAGGAGTCTTCGGACTGCGAAAAAACCATCCACGACACCGTGCGCCACACTGATGTCGATGTTCAGAACGACGCCACTCGCCGTGACGCAACCCTGGACACCACGAAGACTCCGAACGACCGCCTCAAACGCTGA
- a CDS encoding sensor domain-containing diguanylate cyclase, translating to MDLHKQLSLLLLVLLTSVGAWAEPNVSIGTGSIKLTDFPMAYHVDASEARTYEQVRTLPFLDTGSRTTLGTAAKVTWFRLIINNVTDAERRVFVHLPHAYHVRSVDFFEERNGTLLRQERLDLNDAGASDLLYRGTAVYPLTLLPDQPTVLYLRSHSFSHQWFAAEILDEQTSRRALISVNADIALMVGMLLALVFYNGLLYFATSKKENMFYSLYLISGLVWIALSYGLIASMFDVYGIQAFKLNISLITMPVFLVLFMMAIFDTRTAYRTEHRFLQGLIVLLTGTLIWGLFDISAALKPSSSLAALVMVVTFSVSISLYRKGNPLVKYFLVGHTFFVVFNGIAVLFYKGLIAPNYLNSHGVGIGIVLEALTLAFIISHRIKILEDIRSSQEELKRQASTDPLTRLYNRRFFFAEADYLLELAKDMDTPVSLLVLDVDHFKSVNDRHGHACGDKVLVALAQSLKQHSRADDLVARFGGEEFVLLLPGADLVEASICAERIRAACAALDVRIGTDELIRITASIGCAQIDAGHESIESALSRADRALYEAKNAGRNCISVDVPEPGPLGIRVRSAPPAPPCPVTPV from the coding sequence ATGGACCTACATAAACAGCTGTCGCTCTTGCTGCTCGTCCTGTTGACGTCGGTTGGCGCCTGGGCAGAACCGAACGTCTCGATCGGAACCGGCTCCATCAAGCTGACCGATTTCCCCATGGCTTATCATGTGGACGCGTCCGAAGCGCGGACATACGAACAGGTCAGAACCCTCCCCTTTCTGGACACCGGCAGCAGGACTACGCTGGGCACCGCTGCCAAGGTCACCTGGTTCCGGCTGATCATCAACAACGTCACCGACGCTGAGCGAAGGGTGTTCGTTCATCTTCCCCATGCGTATCACGTCCGGTCGGTCGACTTCTTCGAGGAGCGCAACGGGACCCTGCTGCGCCAGGAGCGACTGGATCTGAACGACGCAGGCGCGAGCGATCTGCTGTATCGCGGGACCGCCGTCTATCCTCTGACGCTGTTGCCCGACCAGCCGACTGTGCTGTACCTGCGCAGCCATTCGTTCTCCCATCAATGGTTCGCGGCGGAAATTCTCGACGAACAGACTTCCCGTCGCGCTCTGATCAGCGTAAATGCGGACATCGCGCTGATGGTCGGCATGCTGCTTGCGCTGGTGTTCTACAACGGTCTGCTTTACTTCGCCACCAGCAAGAAAGAAAACATGTTCTATTCGCTGTACCTGATTTCGGGGCTGGTCTGGATCGCGCTGTCCTACGGGCTAATAGCCAGCATGTTCGACGTGTACGGGATTCAGGCCTTCAAGCTGAACATCTCACTGATCACCATGCCGGTCTTCCTGGTGCTTTTCATGATGGCGATCTTCGATACGCGTACGGCGTATCGCACCGAGCACCGCTTTCTTCAGGGGCTGATCGTGTTGCTGACCGGCACGCTCATCTGGGGCCTCTTCGATATTTCTGCGGCGCTCAAACCATCCAGCAGCCTGGCGGCGCTGGTGATGGTGGTGACGTTCTCGGTGAGCATCTCGCTGTACCGCAAGGGCAATCCACTAGTGAAGTATTTCCTCGTTGGGCACACCTTTTTCGTCGTGTTCAATGGCATCGCGGTACTGTTCTACAAAGGACTGATTGCGCCGAACTACCTGAACAGTCACGGCGTCGGTATTGGCATCGTCCTCGAAGCGCTGACGCTCGCATTCATCATTTCCCATCGGATCAAGATTCTCGAAGACATCCGCTCGTCGCAGGAAGAACTGAAGCGTCAGGCCTCCACCGACCCGCTGACCAGGCTCTACAACCGGCGGTTCTTCTTTGCCGAAGCCGATTATCTGCTGGAGCTGGCGAAAGACATGGACACGCCCGTGTCATTACTCGTGCTCGACGTCGATCACTTCAAGAGCGTCAACGACCGGCACGGTCACGCCTGCGGCGACAAGGTTCTGGTCGCGCTGGCCCAGTCGTTGAAGCAGCACAGCCGTGCCGACGATCTGGTTGCCCGCTTTGGAGGAGAGGAGTTCGTGCTGCTACTCCCCGGTGCGGATCTGGTGGAGGCGAGCATATGTGCAGAGCGCATTCGCGCTGCCTGTGCCGCGCTCGACGTCCGGATAGGTACCGATGAGCTGATACGTATTACCGCGAGCATTGGTTGCGCGCAAATCGATGCTGGCCATGAGTCTATCGAATCAGCATTGAGTCGAGCAGACCGGGCCCTTTACGAGGCAAAGAACGCCGGCCGCAACTGCATAAGCGTCGACGTGCCGGAACCCGGCCCGTTGGGCATTCGCGTTCGTTCCGCTCCACCTGCCCCGCCCTGCCCAGTCACGCCGGTCTGA
- a CDS encoding DUF6482 family protein, which yields MNLQELITLATDGQIRELELLSLEGGFYIVRAQLHDKARTLLDSRGKAMHLHSATQLRDLLRDLPSSAPTMPCVLVQHVVHDELCGVRQGPIEPLRLPISLSLAW from the coding sequence ATGAACCTGCAAGAGCTGATCACGCTGGCGACCGACGGTCAGATACGTGAACTGGAGCTACTGTCCCTGGAAGGAGGTTTCTACATAGTGCGCGCGCAGCTACACGACAAGGCCCGCACTTTGCTCGACAGCCGGGGCAAGGCGATGCACCTGCACTCCGCCACTCAACTGCGTGATCTGTTGCGTGACCTGCCATCCTCGGCACCGACGATGCCCTGTGTGCTGGTGCAGCATGTGGTTCACGATGAACTGTGTGGAGTGCGCCAGGGTCCGATCGAGCCGCTGCGCCTGCCGATTTCGTTGAGTTTGGCGTGGTGA